Proteins encoded together in one Calditrichota bacterium window:
- a CDS encoding T9SS type A sorting domain-containing protein, translating into MHPKHNFLAALFALVCAIAPAVAQTVPIGLYPEAEFSPDFELLESNQDVIRFSLDMSRLLSTGSIDLRQHLPGTMGEMDSTGALMPRVTFYLCLPATGNPTVTIEEWSTLARTVSPQSSIPENTPSVPRVSLEDVGIFGGVRIVPVTVKPVTYTNNTASCDVMQHAVIRIDIDDQQGQNALVSIRPAYSEMWQKVLKSVVMNWQDIPFLSITEPSHILFIVPNAFMSLADAFIDWKRQLGFEVTVVPSSEIAGAGGNNLRNRIISELYAGDYRVDYVLLAGDETMIPVHMLNTEDPVTRFSDASFPGDFTEEAHYTELEGSDPFPDVFLGRWPINEQPEFLTVANRIIQHEKTPFVLDSTRFDRCIVSADNSVDSQRETIAYSRLMLLDAGFEQVDTVWADDHPSPQFMINLVNQGATFVNHRGSGWNQGWAGINFYYWTVDQISNSGKLPIVTGIGCGVAKFDAADGQCFGEAWMTHGNPSNPMGAVGFIGPCWNTHTIYNNVLDTCLYKAFLDYDINSLAAALVAGKMYAWATFADFLDENPVLEVSTVMMRQYLVLSDPSLMVYTDNPMRIPVVVPTVALSTPSTMRIEVASGFSTETDSLQFSFWSPTAGNFQLVRLPAQAGDYPVPIDFESSEDVTVTMSGQNILARQWTVTVDPSGTFLVHEGRSISDASGNGDGRIQPGEQISIIDTVTNFGADAAFSVTGEYSSEAVGLNIVNSQSDYGNVATGQVVAGTPAYTFSVTPDFRGNSLPMNVSYAASGIDPRDSQFYLTIYMPELEYSELSVEDGNNGLLERYEQAGLVFTVRNDGNETLPASTLTLEQQSPYINIVDGTTTIPELAPGQSFTIPESAVRISGAWNAPTGIQATIGARFTANMATYDFDQVLTLPIVLGQVGQADPQMGSDQLYFLYDNLDVDYDQVAVYDWVEIAPDAGGPGTALAYDHSQQTLSVTVPFSYGYFGDSYSDLSISTDGWVAPGVTSATNYDNRALPYAPDFVNGMIAVLWFDLWYWFGDDGQICYYYDSVGDRFIVEWYQTSAWNNSELLNTFQVQLLNPATHPTPSGDAEWLFLYQDLSLVSDAALGATIGYESPDETEGATYYYDQNFPVTSAPLEAGLAIRLTTSSPTISDVPDVPVQLPSEYALYQNYPNPFNPETTIGFSLPSRTNVKLEIFDVLGRKVATLADNVRDAGRYSIHWDGKSSAGVSIPSGIYFYRLVTREFVQTKRMLLMR; encoded by the coding sequence ATGCATCCTAAGCACAACTTCTTAGCAGCCTTGTTCGCATTGGTCTGCGCGATTGCACCCGCTGTCGCCCAAACTGTCCCAATCGGCCTCTATCCCGAAGCCGAATTCTCACCTGACTTCGAACTCCTCGAATCCAACCAGGATGTGATCAGGTTCAGCCTCGACATGTCCCGTTTGCTGTCTACGGGAAGCATCGATCTCCGCCAGCACCTGCCCGGAACCATGGGTGAAATGGACTCCACCGGCGCACTCATGCCGCGGGTCACATTCTATCTATGCTTGCCGGCAACCGGAAATCCGACGGTGACAATCGAAGAGTGGTCGACTCTGGCACGAACGGTATCGCCACAGTCATCCATACCCGAGAATACCCCGTCAGTTCCGCGTGTTTCCTTGGAAGACGTCGGCATTTTCGGCGGCGTTCGTATCGTTCCCGTTACTGTCAAGCCTGTGACCTATACGAACAATACGGCAAGCTGTGATGTTATGCAGCATGCAGTGATTCGCATTGATATTGACGATCAACAAGGGCAAAATGCGTTGGTTTCCATTCGTCCGGCTTATTCTGAGATGTGGCAAAAAGTCCTGAAGTCCGTGGTCATGAATTGGCAGGACATACCTTTCCTGTCTATCACCGAGCCTTCGCATATTTTGTTCATTGTGCCGAATGCCTTTATGTCTCTGGCCGATGCTTTCATAGATTGGAAAAGGCAGCTTGGTTTTGAAGTGACCGTCGTGCCGTCCAGTGAAATTGCCGGTGCCGGCGGAAACAACTTGCGCAATCGCATCATTAGTGAATTGTATGCCGGAGATTACCGGGTAGATTACGTTCTGCTTGCCGGTGATGAGACAATGATTCCGGTACATATGCTGAACACCGAAGATCCCGTAACCAGATTTAGCGACGCGTCGTTCCCCGGTGATTTCACGGAGGAAGCACACTACACTGAACTTGAAGGTTCGGATCCCTTTCCGGACGTTTTTCTTGGACGTTGGCCGATCAACGAACAACCTGAGTTCTTGACCGTGGCCAATAGGATCATTCAGCACGAAAAGACGCCCTTCGTTTTAGACTCTACGCGCTTCGATCGTTGTATCGTGTCTGCCGATAACAGTGTCGATTCACAGCGTGAGACCATTGCCTACTCGCGTCTCATGCTGTTAGATGCTGGATTCGAACAAGTGGACACCGTTTGGGCCGACGATCATCCGAGTCCTCAATTTATGATCAATTTGGTCAATCAGGGTGCAACGTTTGTTAACCACCGAGGATCAGGTTGGAACCAAGGCTGGGCCGGTATCAACTTCTATTACTGGACTGTGGACCAGATCTCAAACTCTGGGAAGTTGCCGATAGTAACCGGTATTGGTTGCGGTGTCGCCAAGTTTGACGCGGCCGACGGCCAGTGTTTTGGTGAAGCGTGGATGACTCACGGAAATCCGTCCAATCCCATGGGAGCCGTGGGTTTCATCGGTCCGTGCTGGAACACCCACACTATATACAACAATGTGCTTGATACGTGTCTCTACAAAGCATTTTTGGACTATGACATAAATTCACTTGCCGCGGCTCTGGTTGCTGGCAAGATGTACGCTTGGGCGACGTTCGCGGATTTCCTCGACGAGAATCCCGTGCTTGAAGTTTCGACGGTCATGATGCGGCAGTACCTTGTGCTTAGTGACCCGTCGTTGATGGTCTATACCGACAATCCAATGAGAATTCCGGTCGTTGTGCCGACTGTTGCTCTTTCTACGCCCTCCACGATGCGCATTGAAGTTGCTTCCGGATTTTCTACGGAAACAGATTCTCTGCAGTTCAGTTTTTGGTCGCCAACTGCCGGTAATTTCCAACTTGTTCGTTTGCCAGCCCAAGCCGGGGACTATCCTGTTCCCATCGACTTTGAAAGTTCTGAAGACGTTACCGTCACAATGTCAGGGCAGAATATCCTGGCACGACAATGGACCGTGACAGTGGATCCCTCCGGGACCTTTTTGGTTCATGAGGGCCGCAGTATTTCTGATGCTTCAGGCAATGGAGACGGGCGCATTCAACCCGGAGAGCAGATTTCAATTATTGACACGGTCACAAATTTCGGTGCCGATGCCGCGTTCTCGGTTACAGGCGAATATTCGTCCGAGGCAGTAGGCTTGAACATTGTGAACTCGCAGTCGGACTACGGCAACGTGGCGACAGGTCAAGTCGTCGCGGGAACTCCCGCCTACACTTTCTCGGTAACACCTGATTTTCGCGGCAACAGCCTTCCGATGAACGTAAGCTATGCCGCGAGCGGTATCGATCCGCGTGACAGCCAGTTCTATTTGACGATTTACATGCCTGAGCTTGAGTATTCGGAGCTCAGTGTTGAAGATGGCAACAATGGCCTGCTCGAACGCTACGAACAAGCTGGACTTGTGTTCACGGTACGAAACGACGGCAATGAAACACTTCCCGCATCGACTTTGACGTTGGAACAGCAGAGTCCCTACATTAATATTGTCGACGGCACAACCACTATTCCTGAACTCGCTCCCGGCCAAAGCTTCACGATTCCCGAAAGCGCTGTGCGGATATCCGGTGCGTGGAACGCGCCGACTGGAATCCAGGCCACGATTGGCGCCCGGTTCACGGCCAATATGGCGACGTATGATTTCGATCAAGTTTTGACTCTTCCGATCGTGCTTGGACAAGTTGGTCAAGCGGACCCACAAATGGGCTCTGATCAATTGTACTTCTTGTATGATAATCTGGACGTGGACTACGATCAAGTTGCCGTGTATGATTGGGTTGAAATTGCGCCCGATGCCGGCGGGCCTGGAACCGCGCTTGCCTATGACCACAGTCAACAGACACTGTCGGTCACGGTGCCTTTCAGCTACGGCTATTTCGGAGATTCATATTCCGATCTTTCCATTTCAACCGACGGATGGGTCGCTCCCGGAGTCACTTCTGCGACTAACTATGACAACCGAGCTTTGCCCTATGCACCCGATTTCGTGAATGGCATGATCGCCGTGCTGTGGTTTGACTTATGGTATTGGTTCGGCGACGACGGACAGATTTGCTATTACTACGATTCCGTTGGAGACCGTTTCATCGTCGAATGGTATCAAACCAGCGCTTGGAACAACTCAGAACTTCTGAACACGTTTCAGGTACAACTGCTAAATCCTGCCACGCACCCGACCCCAAGCGGTGACGCAGAATGGCTCTTCCTGTATCAGGACTTGAGCTTAGTTTCGGATGCCGCGCTCGGAGCGACTATCGGCTATGAATCCCCCGATGAGACCGAAGGTGCTACGTACTACTATGACCAAAATTTCCCGGTGACGTCCGCACCGTTGGAAGCTGGCTTGGCGATTCGCTTAACCACATCTTCGCCGACGATTTCTGATGTCCCCGATGTACCCGTACAGCTTCCGTCCGAGTACGCGCTGTATCAAAACTACCCGAACCCTTTCAA
- a CDS encoding PAS domain S-box protein: MPTDFNELQPDDSQASNTTPDVSCPISEREELLAELESLRDRLADLEDHEVRRISEEQERFDSLNVLDEYAQQLEESRDKLAHLLRAGVAIEEARSTHEILQTAADAVGAAGWASAVVYLLEEFEIVESAYYGVCDEDIRELESSRRPPEERKRMFSAELDQFRVSRSYFVPAQRIHEFIKTEYVVPGRRESLPGDDWDPMDLVYVPMYSSTGKVLGSINCDDPVNGKRPNAEVFQYLEIFADLAARKVETVQLLNKQVQIERQLRESEKKYRTIFDRSADGFFLMDDLFRECNDAALQLFGCDRDDIITHSPAEFSPKYQPDGQRSDKLAAEHINRARNGIPQNFEWVHMRKDGAELNCEVSLAQIEVGGKSMIMAIVRDHTERKRTAHDKETTAVASQLFLSARSMELIYSQLPKILTSRFPLDIAAVELFDPTTDEMVLVGEENTGLPLGFRIPIGMSVSGTVVHTGEPVVDAQTGRRPDYAHASLRRVGLQRIVCVPLRVRDQVIGVIWLGNTQHAPSLEHATQELNQTLIPLNIIANYLAQAIDRQRAEEELFDLKQFFENLLDNLPAQVAVYDPNGNYKYVNRSCIEDESMREWAIGQSDIDLQEKLGAPSEVGRKRVDAIMEATRERQIVAFEERARDARDRERYYLRAISPVLNAAGKVEYVIGYGLDITDTKLWEQEQSLMRQLPTENPFPVLACDSSGKVLYMNPSADRLAAMSDSRNILTLLPDNHVDTIRDLISSESKTAKRDKWTQSAHLMWTYCRTSVGQVQVYGVELPADGGSHCDERNLEKAVSSALTSPVWIIDAAGNTVSRSSAAQSLLENYGATTLRDLLEDKFWGDILAQKTPLEKIQFETQHLSRVWKWYSTVTVEHMRIVELHDVTEVRELQEKLRHAQKLEAVGRLAGGIAHDFNNLLTAIMGNLELLERGHVGTEDSRSCAREAAQAAERASVLVKQLLNYSRKSSEKPRPLDPNAVCSTVVRMLARTIDRRIEVREELQTEVWPVSADPHQLEQVLMNLGVNAADAIVERVLSSKMAEESPAIQIQTTNVAGYSFINREGKRVTFDSVAIVVRDNGCGMPHQIQQKVFDAFFTTKSENRGTGLGLSIVNELVDLLGGHIELESEEGKGTTFRIMLPKSSESTAPDSVVQKFANVRGGSEIVLLVDDEPVIIDLGKEVLESAGYKVLVARDGKQAIEVFEQNIHEINLVIMDVSLPVMSGDEAVAEMLSQRENLPVILSSGLPDAASRRRKISLGSVAFIQKPYRPSELLGAVREVLDHSSL; encoded by the coding sequence ATGCCAACTGATTTCAACGAGTTGCAGCCAGACGATTCACAAGCATCCAATACCACCCCGGACGTGTCTTGCCCCATTTCCGAACGGGAGGAATTGCTTGCCGAGCTTGAGTCATTGCGAGATCGTCTGGCGGACCTTGAGGACCATGAAGTTCGAAGAATCTCCGAGGAGCAGGAGAGGTTTGATTCTCTCAACGTCTTGGATGAGTATGCCCAACAGCTTGAAGAAAGCCGTGACAAACTCGCCCATCTGCTCCGAGCAGGTGTCGCTATCGAAGAAGCCCGCTCAACTCACGAAATCCTGCAAACGGCGGCCGATGCCGTCGGCGCGGCAGGCTGGGCTTCTGCAGTCGTGTATCTCTTGGAAGAATTCGAAATCGTTGAATCAGCCTATTACGGCGTATGCGATGAGGACATTCGCGAGCTGGAAAGCAGCCGCAGGCCGCCCGAAGAACGCAAACGTATGTTCTCGGCTGAACTCGATCAGTTTAGAGTCAGCCGTTCCTACTTTGTTCCCGCGCAACGAATCCACGAGTTCATCAAAACAGAGTACGTTGTACCCGGACGGAGAGAGTCGTTGCCCGGTGACGATTGGGATCCCATGGACTTGGTCTATGTGCCGATGTACTCCAGTACCGGCAAAGTGCTCGGATCGATCAACTGCGACGACCCGGTAAACGGCAAACGACCCAATGCAGAAGTTTTCCAGTACCTTGAAATCTTCGCAGACCTTGCCGCTCGAAAAGTAGAAACCGTGCAACTGCTCAACAAACAGGTGCAGATTGAACGTCAATTGCGTGAAAGCGAGAAGAAGTACCGCACGATTTTTGACCGCTCCGCCGACGGTTTCTTCTTAATGGATGACCTTTTCCGCGAGTGCAATGACGCCGCCTTGCAGCTCTTTGGCTGCGACAGAGACGACATCATTACTCACTCCCCGGCAGAATTCTCGCCCAAGTACCAGCCCGACGGACAACGCTCAGACAAACTTGCTGCAGAACACATCAATCGAGCCCGCAACGGCATCCCTCAGAATTTTGAGTGGGTCCATATGCGCAAAGACGGCGCCGAGTTGAATTGCGAAGTTTCGCTGGCACAAATCGAAGTCGGCGGCAAGTCCATGATCATGGCTATCGTGCGTGACCACACTGAGCGAAAGCGCACAGCCCACGACAAGGAAACTACCGCCGTGGCCTCACAGCTCTTCTTGTCGGCGCGATCCATGGAGCTGATCTACTCGCAGTTACCCAAAATTCTCACTTCCAGATTCCCGCTGGACATCGCGGCCGTCGAACTGTTTGATCCCACCACGGACGAAATGGTCTTGGTCGGTGAAGAAAACACCGGACTGCCGTTGGGGTTCAGAATCCCTATCGGAATGTCCGTTTCCGGGACCGTTGTTCATACCGGCGAACCCGTGGTCGATGCCCAAACCGGCCGCAGGCCCGACTATGCGCATGCGAGCCTCAGACGTGTCGGACTACAAAGAATCGTTTGTGTTCCCTTGAGAGTTCGTGACCAAGTTATCGGTGTCATTTGGCTGGGAAATACGCAGCACGCGCCGTCCCTTGAGCATGCGACGCAGGAACTGAACCAAACTCTTATCCCCCTGAACATTATCGCCAACTATCTTGCTCAGGCGATTGACCGGCAACGCGCCGAAGAAGAACTTTTTGATCTAAAACAATTCTTCGAGAATCTGCTTGACAACTTGCCCGCTCAGGTCGCGGTTTATGATCCCAATGGAAACTACAAATACGTCAATCGCTCCTGCATTGAAGATGAATCCATGCGGGAATGGGCCATCGGTCAAAGCGATATTGATCTTCAAGAAAAACTGGGAGCACCCAGCGAAGTCGGTCGCAAACGAGTTGACGCGATCATGGAAGCCACGCGAGAGCGGCAGATTGTGGCGTTTGAAGAACGCGCCCGCGACGCTCGTGATCGAGAAAGGTACTACTTGCGGGCAATTAGCCCTGTGCTTAACGCCGCGGGAAAGGTCGAGTACGTAATTGGCTATGGCTTGGATATTACGGATACGAAGCTCTGGGAACAAGAACAGAGTTTGATGAGACAATTGCCGACCGAGAATCCATTCCCGGTGTTGGCCTGTGACTCTTCGGGCAAGGTGCTCTACATGAATCCGTCTGCCGACCGCTTGGCTGCAATGTCTGACTCGAGAAACATCCTAACGCTGCTTCCCGATAATCACGTTGATACGATCAGGGATTTGATCTCAAGTGAGTCTAAGACCGCGAAACGCGACAAATGGACGCAATCGGCACACCTGATGTGGACCTATTGCCGAACGTCCGTGGGACAAGTACAGGTCTATGGTGTCGAGCTGCCTGCCGACGGGGGTAGCCATTGCGATGAACGAAATCTCGAAAAGGCCGTTTCGAGTGCGCTGACTTCTCCCGTTTGGATTATTGATGCTGCAGGCAACACCGTCTCTCGCAGCAGTGCCGCTCAAAGCCTGCTTGAAAATTACGGTGCAACTACCTTGCGCGATCTCTTGGAGGACAAGTTCTGGGGCGACATCCTCGCGCAAAAAACTCCGCTCGAAAAAATTCAATTCGAAACCCAGCACCTTTCCCGGGTTTGGAAATGGTATTCGACGGTTACGGTCGAGCATATGCGGATTGTTGAGCTGCATGACGTGACCGAGGTGCGCGAGCTTCAGGAAAAACTGCGGCACGCGCAGAAACTGGAAGCCGTTGGCCGACTTGCCGGGGGAATTGCACACGATTTCAACAATCTCTTGACGGCTATCATGGGAAATCTTGAATTGTTGGAGCGCGGACATGTTGGAACGGAAGACTCGCGCAGTTGCGCACGCGAAGCGGCTCAAGCGGCCGAACGCGCGTCCGTTCTAGTCAAACAGCTTCTCAATTACAGCCGCAAGTCCTCGGAGAAACCTCGTCCGCTCGATCCTAATGCCGTCTGTTCAACGGTCGTTCGTATGTTGGCTCGTACAATTGATCGCAGAATTGAGGTTCGAGAAGAACTGCAAACGGAAGTGTGGCCGGTGTCCGCCGATCCGCACCAACTTGAACAGGTACTCATGAACCTCGGTGTGAATGCCGCCGATGCGATTGTCGAACGGGTACTAAGTTCGAAAATGGCGGAAGAAAGCCCGGCTATTCAAATACAAACGACCAATGTGGCAGGATACTCGTTCATTAACCGTGAGGGCAAACGAGTCACATTTGATTCCGTCGCCATCGTTGTGCGGGACAATGGATGCGGTATGCCGCATCAAATTCAACAAAAGGTCTTTGACGCGTTTTTTACCACAAAGTCCGAAAACCGCGGGACGGGCTTGGGTCTTTCGATCGTAAACGAACTGGTTGATCTCCTTGGCGGCCATATTGAGCTTGAATCAGAAGAAGGTAAGGGGACAACCTTCCGAATCATGCTTCCGAAGTCCAGCGAAAGCACAGCGCCAGACTCAGTGGTTCAGAAGTTTGCGAATGTCCGCGGTGGATCCGAAATTGTGCTGCTCGTTGACGATGAACCGGTGATCATTGATCTTGGCAAAGAAGTGCTTGAATCCGCAGGCTACAAAGTGCTTGTCGCAAGAGATGGAAAACAGGCCATTGAAGTATTCGAACAAAATATCCATGAGATTAACCTCGTTATCATGGATGTTTCTCTGCCTGTGATGAGCGGAGACGAAGCGGTAGCGGAAATGTTGTCGCAGCGAGAAAACCTGCCTGTAATTCTCTCAAGCGGCCTGCCTGATGCAGCTTCTCGCCGCAGAAAAATCAGCCTGGGCTCCGTAGCTTTCATTCAGAAACCCTATCGGCCCTCCGAGCTCCTCGGGGCCGTTCGAGAGGTGCTTGACCACTCAAGTCTCTAA
- the sppA gene encoding signal peptide peptidase SppA encodes MSGNKACCWILGILAGGFVLTMLIVGWGISRAMSGGFQADLGSKIKVEPNTWLMMRVSGVMPDYNEDPDLGFLGGESGSSLNDMLRALEYAKEDPNISGIILRPMGSNGFASLRELREAILDFKSSGKPVLAHIEVASDRDYYLASVADSIFMMPGRLGGINFGGLAFSSTYLKKTFEKVGLKFHVIHAGAYKGAFEELGRDSMSSELRSNITTLYEDVYGTFVREMAAGRGAISFQAIDEEYKNGKSFLVAGQECLSKHYVDALVDWPVLRKRLQGDSEDFESISPRSYVSTKRMVDIGEEKNQVAVLFAQGEITFDDDNSGFGGSGITAAKLTKQLDDLAEDEDVKAVVMRVNSPGGSALASKQILAAALRLKDKKPLVVSMGRVAASGGYYISLAANKIVAQPTTITGSIGVVSAIPTGEELYNKIGAREETISMGRWANFFRFDKTLGEEQFAVLNSLMDSIYLEFKEDVIAGRELSMSGLDSIAEGQVWTGTQALSRGLVDTLGGVDVAIALAAKEAELGKEEYSIEYYPEKKDIFKFFVEKFATQISDFHLLGESLQSVNDPGKLAKYLKNFYERTEFLQTLVPFSLDI; translated from the coding sequence ATGAGCGGAAACAAAGCCTGCTGCTGGATCCTCGGTATCCTCGCAGGTGGGTTCGTCCTCACAATGCTCATCGTGGGGTGGGGCATCTCACGCGCGATGAGTGGTGGTTTCCAAGCAGATTTGGGATCCAAAATCAAGGTGGAGCCCAATACTTGGCTAATGATGAGGGTTTCTGGCGTCATGCCGGACTATAATGAAGACCCTGATCTCGGTTTCTTAGGCGGTGAAAGCGGCTCGTCCTTAAATGATATGTTGCGCGCACTGGAGTACGCCAAAGAGGACCCGAATATTTCGGGTATCATCCTCAGACCTATGGGATCGAACGGCTTCGCCTCGCTGCGGGAGTTGCGTGAAGCCATCTTGGACTTTAAGTCCTCAGGGAAACCAGTCTTGGCCCACATCGAAGTCGCCAGTGACCGGGACTATTACCTCGCCAGCGTCGCCGACAGTATCTTCATGATGCCCGGAAGGCTGGGAGGGATCAATTTTGGTGGCCTTGCCTTCAGCTCGACATACTTGAAAAAGACCTTTGAGAAAGTCGGGTTGAAATTTCACGTTATCCATGCCGGTGCTTACAAAGGCGCGTTTGAGGAGCTTGGGCGTGACAGCATGTCATCGGAATTGCGCTCCAACATCACCACTCTCTACGAAGATGTTTATGGCACTTTCGTCCGTGAAATGGCGGCTGGGCGCGGTGCTATCTCGTTCCAAGCTATCGACGAAGAATACAAAAATGGAAAGAGCTTCCTTGTCGCGGGACAAGAGTGCCTGTCAAAGCACTACGTTGACGCGCTGGTTGATTGGCCGGTGCTGAGAAAACGCCTGCAAGGTGACTCTGAGGACTTCGAAAGTATTTCTCCTCGTTCTTACGTGTCGACCAAGAGAATGGTAGACATAGGAGAAGAGAAGAACCAAGTCGCAGTTCTCTTCGCGCAAGGCGAGATTACCTTTGACGATGATAACAGCGGATTCGGCGGAAGTGGTATCACTGCCGCGAAACTCACTAAGCAGCTCGATGACCTCGCGGAAGACGAAGATGTCAAAGCCGTGGTTATGCGTGTAAATTCACCCGGTGGCTCCGCGCTCGCCTCCAAGCAAATCCTTGCCGCTGCACTTAGGTTGAAGGACAAGAAACCACTTGTCGTGTCGATGGGCAGGGTGGCGGCGTCCGGAGGATATTACATCTCACTTGCTGCAAATAAGATTGTCGCACAGCCAACTACGATCACAGGCTCAATCGGCGTCGTCTCGGCAATTCCCACGGGAGAAGAACTTTACAATAAGATCGGCGCTCGCGAAGAGACGATTTCCATGGGCCGCTGGGCGAACTTCTTCCGGTTTGACAAAACTCTCGGAGAAGAACAATTTGCCGTGCTGAACAGCCTGATGGATTCCATTTACCTTGAATTCAAGGAAGACGTGATCGCAGGCCGCGAGCTAAGCATGAGCGGCTTGGATTCCATCGCGGAAGGCCAGGTGTGGACAGGAACGCAAGCCTTGAGCAGAGGACTTGTCGACACGCTGGGAGGAGTCGACGTGGCCATTGCCCTTGCCGCGAAGGAGGCTGAGTTAGGCAAGGAGGAGTATTCTATTGAGTACTATCCTGAAAAGAAAGACATCTTCAAATTCTTCGTTGAAAAGTTTGCCACGCAGATTTCCGACTTTCACCTATTGGGCGAATCGCTGCAATCCGTGAATGATCCGGGTAAACTCGCCAAATACCTAAAGAACTTCTATGAACGGACGGAGTTTCTGCAAACTCTCGTGCCCTTTAGCTTGGATATTTAA